The Cryptococcus deuterogattii R265 chromosome 3, complete sequence genome has a segment encoding these proteins:
- a CDS encoding delta8-fatty-acid desaturase, with translation MSNSQKHIWDRTEIATRITQGQQLIIYRDRILNVTPWAPYHPGGALALLHFVGRDATNEIEAYHSDATIEMMNKFTVARVDIGKKGWPPLTPPIALGLVRHPDGVKGHWAREGHVILGQTILQQSISLDPSSAPIPPVPNPNPPSPNPTVITLEPAQLEPPALAVDLEKEEQRSEDYRQLKKRLVEAGLFKPPGPLAGYGTDIIRYTLFAFGAFYLYFNTTGWLGQMGSATCLGLLFHQLAFLVHDAGHTEVTGIWWWDRVIGMTVASWIGGLSCGWWCDNHDIHHLVTNHPEHDPDIQHIPFFAISKEFFNSLWSTYYKRTMLLDAFAKIMIPFQHNLYYIVLSLARFNLYANSYMFLLGPKPKRDAFWVYEITGIVFYWAYYGSMLRHLPSWQMRLGYLLISHIMASPVHVQIVLSHFACSTEDLGPAESFPSRQLRTTMDVICDQNIEWIHGGLNLQVTHHLFPRLPRHNLRAASMLVKEYCKEHDIVYREHFFIEGNQHVLSTLRDVANQLNLLKKVADKEIDERMGRRRN, from the exons ATGTCTAACTCACAAAAACACATCTGGGATCGCACAGAAATAGCAACCAGAATCACTCAAGGCCAGcagctcatcatctaccgCGATCGCATCCTCAATGTCACCCCGTGGGCACCATATCACCCTGGCGGTGCgctcgcccttcttcactttgtCGGACGCGACGCTACAAACGAAATAGAGGCCTATCACTCGGACGCGACcattgagatgatgaacaagTTTACCGTCGCTAGAGTTGATATTGGCAAGAAGGGGTGGCCGCCATTAACACCGCCCATCGCTCTTGGGCTAGTCAGACATCCAGATGGTGTCAAGGGGCATTGGGCTCGAGAAGGTCATGTCATTCTTGGGCAAACTATTCTCCAACAATCAATATCTCTCGATCCCTCGTCTGCTCCCATACCGCCCGTTCCCAACCCTAATCCGCCATCTCCGAATCCAACTGTAATTACCCTTGAGCCAGCGCAATTGGAACCACCAGCATTGGCTGTAGACctagaaaaagaagagcaacgGTCAGAAGACTATCGgcagctgaagaagcgtTTAGTAGAGGCCGGTCTGTTTAAACCGCCAGGACCGTTGGCTGGGTATGGTACCGATATTATCCGGTACACTCTATTTGCTTTTGGAGCGTTTTACCTATATTTCAA CACCACTGGCTGGCTTGGACAAATGGGATCTGCCACTTGCCTTGGTCTACTATTCCATCAATTAGCTT TCTTGGTACACGATGCTGGTCATACAGAGGTAACAGGGATCTGGTGGTGGGACCGAGTCATTGGTATGACTGTCGCGAGCTGGATCGGTGGCTTGAGTTGTGGCTGGTGGTGTGAC AACCATGATATCCACCATC TCGTCACCAATCATCCAGAGCATGATCCTGACATTCAACATATCCCCTTTTTCGCCATTTCGAAAGAATTCTTCAACAGTCTTTGGTCTACCTACTACAAGAGGACAATGTTGCTTGACGCTTTCGCCAAAATCATGATTCCTTTCCA ACATAATCTCTACTACATCGTTCTGTCGCTTGCCCGATTTAACCTTTACGCCAATTCGTACATGTTCCTCTTAGGACCCAAGCCAAAACGGGATGCTTTCTGGGTATATGAAATCACCGGTATCGTTTTCTACTGGGCATACTATGGCTCTATGCTTCgtcatctcccttcttgGCAGATGAGACTCGGGTACCTCTTGATCAGCCATATCATGGCTAGCCCGGTTCATGTTCAG ATCGTATTGTCTCATTTTGCGTGCTCAACCGAGGACCTTGGGCCTGCAGAATCATTCCCCTCTCGTCAACTTCGCACGACGATGGACGTCATCTGCGATCAAAACATTGAATGGATCCATGGCGGCCTCAACCTGCAAGTAAcgcatcatcttttccccaGACTTCCTAGGCATAATCTTCGAGCAGCAAGCATGTTGGTGAAAGAGTACTGCAAGGAGCATGATATCGTCTACAGAGAGCATTTCTTCATTGAGGG GAATCAGCATGTTTTGAGCACACTTAGAGATGTCGCGAATCAGCTAAACCTCCTCAAAAAGGTTGCTGAtaaagagattgatgaaAGAATGGGGAGGCGCCGAAATTAG
- a CDS encoding cytoplasmic protein → MTPPSSPRNIVVIGGGIAGVSTAYFLSTHPQRSPSTRITIVEGTKIAAAASGFSGGFLAKDWHGSSTASLSEFSYDLHASLAEEFGGKEKWGYRTVETLSIETDATSMSKKESPLHWLPKGLVHSSRILGSHTTTAQVHPRLFTTFFSDKFLEQPSTSVVIGTVKSLNVEDGASKSIGVVSPEGEKTEIEADVVVIAAGPWTGRLAGQLLGEKIGSRLGVQGHRAHSIILKTKEELSATCLFTSMTLEDGSMGEPEVYARPDGTTYICGAGDGVPLPPSAADVSPSKSALAKLHKQSQSLSPIFTVEKGVEVISEQACYLPIADRGRPLIGKVRGVEGIYVGSGLSCWGITQGPGTGKVLSEMILEGKARSADVSKLAP, encoded by the exons ATGAccccaccttcttccccaagaAATATAGTCGTTATCGGAGGCGGCATCGCAGGTGTATCGACCGCGTACTTTCTTTCGACCCACCCACAGAGGTCGCCAAGCACTAGGATTACCATCGTGGAAGGCACCAAAATCGCTGCAGCGGCCAGTGGCTTCAGTGGTGGATTCCTTGCCAAAGACTGGCATGGTTCTTCGACTGCCAGCTTGAGCGAATTCAGCTATGATCTACACGCTTCCCTTGCGGAGGAATTcggagggaaagaaaagtggGGATATAGAACAGTAGAGACTTTA TCAATCGAGACGGACGCCACAAGCATGTCGAAAAAAGAATCACCCTTACACTGGTTACCGAAAGGCCTTGTGCATTCTTCTCGCATCCTTGGGTCGCACACTACGACAGCTCAGGTTCATCCACGACTTTTCACGACGTTTTTCTCCGATAAGTTTCTGGAACAGCCGTCTACCTCTGTTGTCATTGGTACTGTAAAGTCTCTCAACGTAGAGGACGGTGCATCAAAGTCGATCGGTGTTGTTTCTCCCGAGGGGGAAAAGACAGAAATTGAAGCTGATGTGGTTGTCATCGCTGCTGGCCCTTGGACCGGTAGGCTAGCAGGGCAGTTACTGGGTGAGAAAATTGGTAGTAGATTGGGTGTACAAGGCCATAGAGCGCACAGTATCATTTTAAAAACTAAGGAGGAACTGTCTGCCACTTGTTTATTCACTAGCATGACACTGGAAGATGGCTCAATGGGTGAGCCTGAGGTATACGCTCGTCCGGATG GTACTACATACAT ATGTGGTGCAGGTGACGGcgtccctctcccccctTCTGCGGCAGATGTCTCACCGTCTAAATCCGCCCTCGCCAAGCTTCACAAACAATCTCAATCGTTATCGCCCATTTTTACTGTGGAAAAGGGTGTAGAGGTGATTTCTGAACAGGCTTGCTACCTGCCGATCGCCGACCGTGGCAGACCTTTGATCGGAAAGGTTAGAGGGGTGGAGGGAATCTATGTGGGATCTGG TCTGAGCTGTTGGGGTATCACACAAGGCCCGGGAACTGGCAAGGTCCTTTCTGAGATGAttttggaagggaaagcCAGATCTGCGGATGTTTCCAAACTTGCTCCTTGA
- a CDS encoding protein arginine N-methyltransferase 1, with amino-acid sequence MSPAAETATQGLPPVDQMTSRDYYADSYAHFGIHEEMLKDSVRTLSYRNAIMQNPHLFKDKVVLDVGCGTGILSMFASKAGAKLVIGIDMSNILDQAEKIVRANGFSEDQIVLLKGKLEDVELPVKQVDIIISEWMGYFLLYESMLDTVLLARDKYLAPNGLLFPDKATIFLAAIEDQDYKEEKIDFWNDVYGFDYSCIKEIALREPLVDCVELRAVATNPCAIKHIDIRTVKKEDLAFDVPFKLTATRNDYIHAFLGWFDISFSCCHKPVNFSTGPQAKYTHWKQTVFYTSETLTVSEGDVIQGTLHCAPNSRNNRDLDIVIDYEVTGSTPEKGKMEYKMS; translated from the exons ATGTCTCCTGCTGCAGAGACCGCTACCCAGGGCCTTCCCCCTGTAGACCAGATGACCAGCCGTGACTA CTATGCTGACAG TTACGCCCACTTCG GTATCCACGAAGAAATGCTCAAGGATTCTGTCAGGACACTCTCTTACCGCAACGCCATCATGCAGAACCCCCACCTTttcaaggacaaggtggTTCTTGACGTTGGCTGTGGTACTGGTATTCTTTCCATGTTCGCCTCTAAGGCTGGTGCTAAGCTGGTTATCGGCATTGACATGTCCAACATTTTGGACCAGGCTGAAAAGATTGTCAGGGCTAATGGCTTTTCTGAGGACC AGATCGTCCTCTTAAAGGGCAAGCTCGAAGATGTGGAACTCCCTGTCAAGCAAgtcgacatcatcatttccgAG TGGATGGGTTACTTTTTGCTCTACGAGTCCATGCTCGACACTGTCTTGCTTGCCCGTGACAAGTACCTTGCTCCTAACGGTTTGTTGTTCCCCGACAAAGCTACCATTTTCCTTGCGGCCATTGAAGACCAAGATTacaaagaggagaagatcgaTT TCTGGAACGACGTCTACGGCTTTGACTACTCTTGTATCAAGGAAATTGCTCTTCGTGAGCCTCTTGTTGACTGTGTTGAGCTCCGAGCCGTTGCCACCAACCCTTGCGCTATTAAACATATCGACATCCGAacagtgaagaaggaagatctCGCTTTCGACGTGCCCTTCAAGCTCACGGCTACCCGCAATGACT ACATCCATGCTTTCCTTGGTTGGTTCGacatttccttctcatgCTGCCACAAACCCGTCAACTTCAGCACCGGTCCTCAGGCCAAA TACACCCACTGGAAACAAACAGTCTTTTACACCTCTGAAACCCTCACTGTTTCC gaaggagatgtcaTTCAAGGTACCCTTCACTGTGCTCCCAACTCCCGAAATAATCGAGACCTTGATATTGTCATCGATTACGAAGTGACTGGTAGCACACCcgagaagggcaagatgGAATACAAGAT GTCATAA
- a CDS encoding solute carrier family 32 (vesicular inhibitory amino acid transporter) — MSSPPTPTFQNNGSFCLAASTATLVEPTERTPLLKDLQNGIGKPVSTVQFDDEEEEAEGEEIDLIVPGEATFSQTLLNVLGDLIGTGLLACPIAIAHAGWVIGPLLLCLVCGITLWTLKILIRIIEKDRSMRNFADVARYGLGARAEKWITAMFIADCCIWTIALIVLFSDSFEAVMPIFTSNQWKVIGLLVIVPFNFIPLRFLAWTSALGITSTWTLVAILIFTGLATPSSPGSVLDPAPTDLWPAQGFVKLGLSFGLLISGFGGHFLIPNLIKDMKRPEQADRVCEVAYGICIVVYALVSVFGYLMFGRDVSDEISRDLAKTSAFSPLMAQIAVWMVAINPLTKLPLGLRPLTDIVYSALRLQPTAFVPKAHASYTEPNKPDEEAEETPTPITPNGPTLSSLSNSTISTATFITIEDQHYAHALFNAQRKHDRREHLKTVLRTLITILLLGVFVLGALAFPSFETLMSIMGGGMSIITCILIPIAAGASIWGWRWYSILLFGLSTVVCAIGVICAFLNNGDA; from the exons ATGTCCTCTCCACCGACCCCTACCTTTCAGAACAATGGGTCATTTTGTCTCGCGGCCTCTACCGCAACTCTTGTTGAGCCCACGGAGCGcacccctcttctcaaGGACCTTCAAAATGGCATTGGCAAGCCTGTATCTACAGTTCAatttgatgacgaagaagaagaggcagaaggcgaagagaTTGACCTTATCGTCCCAGGTGAAGCCACTTTTTCCCAGACC CTGTTGAATGTCCTCGGTGACTTGATTGGAACAGGTCTTCTTGCTTGCCCTATTGCCATCGCTCATGCTGGCTGGGTTATTGGTCCGTTGCTTCTATGTCTCGTCTGTGGTATCACTCTGTGGAC TCTTAAGATTCTTATTAGAATCATCGAGAAGGACCGCAGCATGCGTAACTTTGCAGACGTCGCACGATATGGTCTGGGTGCCCGGGCGGAAAAATGGATAACTGCCATGTTCATCGCCGATTGCTGCATCTGGAC TATTGCCCTCATTGTACTTTTCTCTGACTCCTTTGAAGCAGTCATGCCCATATTCACCAGTAACCAGTGGAAAGTCATTGGTCTTCTCGT CATCGTCCCTTTCAACTTCATCCCCCTTCGCTTCCTTGCTTGGACTTCTGCCCTGGGTATTACGTCCACCTGGACTCTTGtcgccatcctcatcttcaccgGTTTGGCCACACCAAGTTCTCCTGGGTCAGTACTGGACCCAGCTCCTACCGATCTCTGGCCTGCACAGGGTTTCGTCAAGCTTGGTCTTTCTTTCGGATTGCTCATCTCTGGTTTTGGTGGCCACTTCCTCATTCCCAACTTGATTAAGGACATGAAGCGCCCCGAGCAGGCCGACAGGGTTTGTGAAGTTGCATATGGTATCTGTATCGTGGTCTACGCTTTGGTCAGTGTATTCGGTTATTTGATGTTTGGCAGGGACGTCTCCGATGAG ATAAGCCGAGATCTTGCGAAGACTTCAGCCTTTTCCCCTCTGATGGCTCAAATTGCGGTCTGGATGGTCGCTATCAACCCTCTTACTAAACTTCCTCTCGGGCTTCGACCT CTCACCGACATCGTCTACTCTGCTCTGCGACTTCAACCCACTGCCTTCGTCCCCAAGGCTCATGCGTCTTACACTGAACCCAATAAACCCGATGAGGAAGCCGAAGAGACTCCCACTCCTATCACTCCCAACGGCCCGACGttatcctccctctctaACTCTACTATCTCCACTGCTACGTTTATCACCATTGAAGACCAACACTATGCGCACGCTTTGTTCAATGCTCAACGCAAACATGACCGAAGAGAACATCTCAAGACTGTTCTCCGTACGCTCATCACTATTCTGCTGCTTGGCGTTTTTGTCCTCGGTGCTCTTGCATTCCCATCATTCGAGACGCTCATGAGCATTATGGGCGGCGGGATGAGTATCATCACCTGTATCCTCATCCCTATTGCAGCGGGCGCTAGCATCTGGGGATGGCGATGGTATTCAATACTACTTTTCGGCCTGTCGACTGTGGTTTGTGCTATTGGTGTCATCTGTGCGTTTTTGAACAATGGAGATGCTTGA
- a CDS encoding phosphotyrosine protein phosphatase, whose product MAEAVLKHQVTLRPESFSSKFDIRVDSAGTGAYHEGESPDPRTVAVCRKHNVPISGVARAVDKRDFQEYDYILAMDRHNLDTLLHRKPASSKSHITLFGSYDPSLPQSAIGHPKTRAPAIEDPYYGGRDGFDKSFESCVKFSNGFLDWLERNRS is encoded by the exons ATGGCAGAGGCTGTCCTCAAACATCAAGTGACCCTCCGACCTGAAAGCTTTTCCTCCAAATTTGATATTCGTGTAGACTCTGCAGGAACCGGTGCTTACCATGAGGGGGAGTCTCCAGACCCCAG GACGGTGGCAGTTTGTCGAAAG CACAATGTCCCAATAAGTGGCGTGGCAAGAGCTGTGGACAAACGTGATTTCCAAGAGTATGATTACATTCTTGCTATGGATCGGCACAA CTTGGATACCCTCTTACACAGAAAACCCGCTTCGTCAAAGTCCCACATAACGCTCTTTGGCTCGTACGACCCCTCTTTACCGCAGTCTGCCATTGGGCATCCCAAAACACGCGCTCCTGCCATCGAAGACCCGTACTACGGTGGGCGAGATGGATTCGATAAGAGCTTTGAAAGCTGTGTGAAATTCAGCAATGGATTTCTTGATTGGTTAGAGAGGAACCGGAGCTAG